One window of the Carassius auratus strain Wakin chromosome 20, ASM336829v1, whole genome shotgun sequence genome contains the following:
- the LOC113037720 gene encoding LOW QUALITY PROTEIN: TGF-beta-activated kinase 1 and MAP3K7-binding protein 2-like (The sequence of the model RefSeq protein was modified relative to this genomic sequence to represent the inferred CDS: inserted 2 bases in 1 codon), translated as MAQGNQQIDNQVLHHLRHKFPEVPEDVVSECVLQNKSNLAACCEYLTKVSPSFLYSEGSQSLTDLRNHMTQLNLXVSQNAHDAVQRDVVRMNGSRTVTPSAIDGPLTVPSPLSELYQPETTSLPTHTPTSLGTFTTMESTRKPQPPQHLGLYQVGGKGHGPPPTPRFNPITVTLAPNTGRNTPTSLHIHGGPQSGLNSPNSIYIRPYVTQPGSTRQVQGRAQYSPTSQPAQQIYQISHPAASQSSWSAGQHQTSHVYMPISSPTNTQAPSIPSAVALQAATSSPSPSSSSSSFSQYNIQNISTGPRKNQIEIKLESPQRVSGGSKATLLRSGSAPRAACSSTSSSCPASSSLAASTGSSTPISIGGAGLSRSQPTVYISPSPPAADDCALVPNTPRSQPKFYISANASADDGGARNPPTLYISANPTLQGSAGLRALGSQVSMGPAYIHHHPPKSRPSVGAGGTATSPRVVVTQPNTKYTFKITVSPNKPPAVSPGVVSPTFEPTNMLSLPGDHHYTEQDPLYQSDPLSSQRDKSSEPRRLSMGADDAAYTQALLVHQRARMERLWHELEQKKRKLEKLKEEVNEMENDLTRRRMQRSNSVCQIPSIEEMQQLRCKNRLLQIDIDCLTKEIDLLQTRGPDFNPIAIHNFYDNLGFLGPVPPKPPKGPTKPEGSRSARLVSEPEEDDGVQWSCTACTFLNHPALIRCEECEFPRHF; from the exons ATGGCACAGGGAAACCAACAGATTGACAATCAGGTTCTGCACCACCTGCGGCACAAGTTTCCAGAGGTTCCCGAGGACGTGGTGTCCGAGTGTGTCCTGCAG AATAAGAGCAATTTAGCTGCGTGTTGTGAGTACCTGACCAAGGTGAGTCCTAGTTTCTTGTATAGCGAAGGCAGCCAGAGTTTGACAGATCTTCGCAATCACATGACCCAGCTCAACCT TGTCTCTCAGAATGCCCATGATGCAGTGCAGCGAGATGTAGTGAGGATGAATGGCAGCAGGACTGTCACCCCCAGCGCGATTGATGGGCCTTTGACCGTGCCGTCCCCTCTCTCCGAGCTCTACCAGCCCGAAACAACATCCCTGccgacacacacacccacaagcCTTGGCACCTTCACCACCATGGAGTCCACTCGCAAGCCACAGCCTCCTCAGCACCTGGGCCTTTACCAGGTCGGGGGCAAAGGTCACGGACCACCTCCCACTCCACGGTTCAACCCGATCACAGTGACACTTGCGCCCAACACCGGCCGTAACACGCCGACCTCCCTGCACATCCACGGAGGGCCTCAGTCGGGCCTGAACAGCCCAAACTCCATCTACATCCGGCCGTACGTGACCCAGCCGGGCTCCACGCGACAGGTGCAGGGCCGGGCTCAGTACAGCCCCACCTCACAGCCTGCTCAGCAGATCTACCAGATCAGCCACCCCGCAGCCTCCCAGAGCTCCTGGAGCGCCGGCCAGCACCAGACCTCACACGTCTACATGCCCATCAGCTCGCCCACCAACACCCAGGCGCCCTCCATCCCCTCGGCCGTCGCCTTGCAGGCCGCCACCTCCTCGCCCTCACCGTCCTCCAGCTCGTCCTCCTTCAGCCAGTACAACATCCAGAACATCTCAACCGGGCCGCGGAAGAATCAGATTGAGATCAAGCTGGAGTCTCCACAGAGGGTGTCCGGAGGGTCGAAGGCGACGCTCCTGCGCTCCGGCTCTGCACCACGAGCCGCCTGTAGCTCCACATCTTCATCCTGTCCTGCGTCGTCTTCGCTGGCTGCATCCACGGGTTCCTCCACTCCCATCTCGATCGGCGGCGCTGGGCTGAGTCGCAGCCAGCCCACGGTGTACATCTCCCCATCCCCGCCCGCTGCGGACGACTGTGCCCTCGTTCCCAACACCCCTCGCTCGCAGCCTAAGTTCTACATCTCTGCGAATGCGTCGGCTGATGATGGAGGGGCGAGGAACCCGCCAACGCTCTATATCTCAGCCAATCCCACGCTGCAGGGCTCTGCCGGTCTGCGGGCTTTAGGGAGTCAGGTGAGCATGGGCCCTGCGTATATACACCACCACCCGCCCAAATCCCGTCCCTCTGTGGGAGCAGGAGGCACAGCCACGTCTCCTCGTGTGGTGGTGACACAGCCCAACACCAAATACACCTTTAAAATCACTGTCTCCCCCAATAAACCTCCGGCTGTGTCTCCTGGGGTGGTATCGCCCACGTTCGAGCCGACAAACATGCTCAGTCTGCCGGGCGATCACCATTACACGGAGCAGGATCCGCTGTACCAGTCTGACCCGCTCTCATCTCAACGGGACAAAAGCTCGGAGCCACGCAGACTCAGCATGGGTGCGGATGATGCCGCATACACACAAG CTCTGCTGGTGCATCAGAGAGCTCGTATGGAGCGACTGTGGCACGAGTTAGAGCAGAAGAAGAGGAAGCTGGAGAAGCTGAAAGAGGAAGTCAACGAGATGGAGAATGACCTCACACGGAGACGAATGCAGCGCTCCAACTCCGTCTGTCAGATACCATCT ATTGAGGAGATGCAGCAGTTGCGGTGTAAGAACAGACTTCTACAGATCGATATTGATTGTTTAACCAAAGAGATTGACCTCCTTCAGACACGAG GACCAGACTTCAATCCCAttgcaattcacaatttttatGACAACCTTGGATTCTTGGGTCCTGTACCTCCCAAACCTCCCAAAGGTCCTACGAAACCAG